The following are from one region of the Microbacterium paraoxydans genome:
- a CDS encoding 50S ribosomal protein L25/general stress protein Ctc codes for MSEDTTVHAELRSSFGKGFARRLRAAGKIPAVIYGHGTEPVHVALPGHQVSLIIRRANALLDLDIEGTSQLALVKDVQKDPVHQIIEHIDLLVVKKGEKVAIDVPVVVTGEPAPGTIVNLDATTIQVEAEATHIPENIEVSVEGLEEGAHITAADVTLPKGSTLLTDAEVLVVAISVPAAPVEDEETEGESAEGAAEASEEAAAE; via the coding sequence ATGTCTGAAGACACCACGGTCCACGCCGAGCTGCGCAGCAGCTTCGGCAAGGGCTTCGCCCGTCGTCTGCGCGCCGCCGGCAAGATCCCCGCGGTCATCTACGGCCACGGCACCGAGCCTGTGCACGTCGCGCTGCCGGGTCACCAGGTCTCCCTGATCATCCGTCGCGCCAACGCGCTGCTCGACCTCGACATCGAGGGCACCTCGCAGCTCGCGCTCGTGAAGGACGTGCAGAAGGACCCGGTGCACCAGATCATCGAGCACATCGACCTCCTGGTCGTGAAGAAGGGCGAGAAGGTCGCCATCGACGTCCCCGTCGTCGTGACCGGCGAGCCGGCTCCCGGCACCATCGTCAACCTCGACGCCACGACCATCCAGGTCGAGGCCGAGGCCACGCACATCCCCGAGAACATCGAGGTCTCGGTCGAGGGTCTCGAGGAGGGCGCGCACATCACCGCCGCCGACGTCACCCTCCCGAAGGGCTCGACGCTCCTCACCGACGCCGAGGTCCTCGTGGTCGCCATCTCCGTCCCGGCCGCTCCGGTCGAGGACGAGGAGACCGAGGGCGAGTCCGCCGAGGGTGCCGCCGAGGCGTCCGAGGAGGCCGCCGCGGAGTGA
- a CDS encoding D-2-hydroxyacid dehydrogenase: MTESEKKVRAVVAVPLAEELCGLIEELEPRLEVVHDAALVPPMRGPADWSGDPGFTRTPEQQRAFDDLVDSADVLFGIPDVDPDALARTVSANPRLRWVMTTAAGGGSTVKAAGLDRADLDRIVFTTSAGVHGGTLAEFAVFAVLAGAKDLPRLRTDQDRRVWPDRWEMRQVDEMTVLVVGLGGIGAECARRFHALGARVWGTSRSGGAVEGVDRLIAPDELVGAVGEVDAIVVTLPGTEQTRHLIGEEVLHAVKPGVILTNVGRGSVVDETALLAALDDGRVGFAGLDVFEQEPLPAESPLWAHPRVLVSPHTAALSSKEEERIARRFAENATRLLDGRELRAVVDTVEFY; encoded by the coding sequence GTGACGGAGTCCGAGAAGAAGGTCCGCGCTGTCGTCGCGGTGCCGTTGGCGGAGGAGCTGTGCGGGCTCATCGAGGAGCTCGAGCCGCGGCTCGAGGTCGTCCACGATGCGGCGCTCGTGCCTCCTATGCGCGGCCCTGCAGACTGGTCGGGCGACCCTGGCTTCACTCGCACGCCGGAGCAGCAACGGGCGTTCGACGACCTCGTCGACTCGGCCGACGTCCTCTTCGGCATCCCCGACGTCGACCCCGACGCGCTGGCGCGAACGGTGTCCGCGAACCCGCGGCTGCGGTGGGTCATGACCACGGCGGCCGGCGGCGGGAGCACCGTGAAGGCCGCGGGGCTCGACCGGGCGGATCTCGACCGCATCGTCTTCACCACCAGCGCGGGCGTCCACGGCGGCACGCTCGCCGAGTTCGCCGTCTTCGCGGTGCTCGCCGGGGCGAAGGACCTTCCACGCCTGCGGACGGATCAGGATCGCCGCGTCTGGCCCGACCGCTGGGAGATGCGTCAGGTCGACGAGATGACCGTGCTGGTGGTGGGGCTCGGCGGCATCGGCGCGGAGTGCGCCCGCCGGTTCCACGCGCTCGGCGCGCGGGTGTGGGGGACCAGTCGCTCCGGCGGTGCGGTCGAGGGTGTCGACCGTCTCATCGCGCCCGACGAGCTCGTGGGCGCGGTGGGCGAGGTCGACGCGATCGTCGTCACGCTGCCGGGCACCGAGCAGACCAGGCATCTCATCGGCGAGGAGGTCCTGCATGCGGTGAAGCCCGGGGTCATCCTCACCAACGTCGGACGCGGCAGCGTCGTCGATGAGACGGCGCTTCTCGCCGCGCTCGACGACGGCCGCGTCGGCTTCGCCGGGCTGGACGTCTTCGAGCAGGAGCCGCTGCCCGCCGAGTCCCCGCTGTGGGCGCACCCCCGCGTCCTCGTCAGTCCGCACACCGCGGCGCTCAGCTCGAAGGAAGAGGAGCGCATCGCGCGGCGATTCGCCGAGAATGCCACCCGGCTGCTCGACGGACGCGAGTTGCGTGCAGTGGTCGACACGGTCGAGTTCTACTGA
- the trpS gene encoding tryptophan--tRNA ligase has product MNKPRLYSGMQPSADSLQIGNYIGALLQWRELQTSYDAFFSVVDLHALTVAQNPAELREKTRRTAAQYIAAGIEPSQSTLYVQSHVRAHAELAWILSTITGFGEAGRMTQFKDKSARYGADATSVGLFTYPVLMAADILLYQTDVVPVGDDQKQHVELTRDLAERFNSRFGETFTVPVPVIQKETARIYDLQNPTAKMSKSAESDAGVLWMLDDPAKSAKKIMRAVTDNEGTVRFDREAKPGVSNLLTIYAALTGRQIPAIEDEYAGRGYGDFKKGLAEVVVEEFAPVRDRALELLDDPAELDRILAENAARADAVADRTLSDVYDRVGLLRRV; this is encoded by the coding sequence GTGAACAAGCCTCGTCTCTACTCCGGAATGCAGCCCTCCGCCGACTCCCTCCAGATCGGCAACTACATCGGCGCGCTCCTGCAGTGGCGGGAGCTCCAGACCTCGTACGACGCGTTCTTCTCCGTCGTCGACCTGCACGCCCTCACGGTCGCCCAGAACCCGGCCGAGCTGCGCGAGAAGACCCGCCGTACCGCCGCGCAGTACATCGCCGCGGGCATCGAGCCGTCGCAGTCGACGCTGTACGTGCAGTCGCACGTCCGTGCGCACGCCGAGCTCGCCTGGATCCTCAGCACGATCACCGGCTTCGGCGAGGCCGGACGCATGACCCAGTTCAAGGACAAGTCGGCCCGCTACGGCGCCGATGCGACCAGCGTCGGCCTCTTCACCTATCCGGTGCTCATGGCCGCCGACATCCTGCTCTACCAGACCGACGTCGTGCCGGTCGGCGACGACCAGAAGCAGCACGTCGAACTCACCCGCGACCTCGCGGAGCGCTTCAACTCGCGGTTCGGCGAGACCTTCACGGTGCCGGTCCCGGTCATCCAGAAGGAGACGGCGAGGATCTACGATCTGCAGAACCCGACGGCGAAGATGTCGAAGTCGGCCGAGAGCGACGCCGGTGTGCTGTGGATGCTCGACGACCCGGCGAAGTCGGCGAAGAAGATCATGCGCGCGGTGACCGACAACGAGGGCACCGTGCGGTTCGATCGGGAGGCCAAGCCCGGCGTCTCGAACCTGCTGACCATCTACGCCGCCCTAACCGGCCGTCAGATCCCGGCGATCGAGGACGAGTACGCGGGCCGCGGCTACGGCGACTTCAAGAAGGGCCTCGCCGAGGTCGTCGTGGAGGAGTTCGCCCCGGTGCGCGACCGTGCCCTCGAGCTCCTCGACGACCCGGCGGAGCTCGACCGGATCCTCGCCGAGAACGCCGCCCGTGCCGACGCCGTCGCCGATCGCACGCTGTCCGACGTGTACGACCGCGTCGGACTGCTGCGCCGGGTGTGA
- a CDS encoding exodeoxyribonuclease III, which produces MPHLRIASVNVNGIRAAARNGMSTWLDAADIDILTLQEVRGQDEHIEAALPGWTFVHDEATAKGRAGVAIASRLPALASRVDFGPEDFDSKGRWIEADFLIGDRPLTVVSAYVHSGEADTPKQDEKWKFLDAFEARLASLNTDGALALVTGDLNVGHRELDIKNWRGNRTKAGFLPRERAYFDRFLGEAGASVTGVDGSVGTGLGWVDVGRRFHGEVDGPYTWWSMRGKAFDNDSGWRIDYHLATPALAERVQAYHVARAAAYDQRWSDHAPVVVDYTY; this is translated from the coding sequence ATGCCTCACCTGCGTATCGCCTCGGTCAATGTCAACGGGATCCGGGCGGCCGCCCGCAACGGGATGAGCACGTGGCTGGATGCCGCGGACATCGACATCCTCACCCTTCAGGAGGTGCGCGGGCAGGACGAGCACATCGAGGCCGCCCTTCCCGGCTGGACCTTCGTTCACGATGAGGCCACGGCCAAGGGGCGAGCGGGCGTCGCGATCGCCAGCCGCCTCCCCGCGCTCGCCTCCCGGGTGGACTTCGGCCCGGAGGACTTCGACTCCAAGGGCCGCTGGATCGAGGCCGACTTCCTGATCGGCGACCGTCCGCTCACCGTCGTCAGCGCCTACGTGCACTCCGGCGAGGCCGACACCCCGAAGCAGGACGAGAAGTGGAAGTTCCTCGATGCGTTCGAGGCTCGACTGGCGAGTCTGAACACCGACGGCGCCCTCGCGCTCGTCACCGGAGACCTCAATGTGGGGCACCGCGAGCTCGACATCAAGAACTGGCGCGGCAACCGCACCAAGGCCGGCTTCCTGCCGCGCGAACGCGCCTACTTCGATCGCTTCCTCGGTGAGGCCGGGGCCTCGGTCACCGGCGTCGACGGCTCGGTCGGCACCGGTCTGGGCTGGGTGGACGTCGGCCGCCGCTTCCATGGCGAGGTGGACGGGCCGTACACCTGGTGGTCCATGCGCGGGAAGGCCTTCGACAACGACTCGGGATGGCGCATCGACTACCACCTGGCCACGCCCGCTCTCGCCGAGCGCGTCCAGGCGTATCACGTGGCCCGTGCGGCCGCGTACGACCAGCGCTGGAGCGACCACGCGCCGGTCGTCGTCGACTACACCTACTGA
- a CDS encoding DUF4166 domain-containing protein: MTDGMPLRRGQVFLDALGAEAERLHPEILAQYRAPVSAGHAEGEFAIAGSRFGRWAALARPIVGPGLLVPTSGRDVRFVLRTTTGRAETGRATLDSTREFLFSGRTARIVDRLTVSVRPGLVRNLLGARGRVELIEECSVTAEGFLRMRTVRVALRLFGRRFALPGPLGVHVDLVDGWDAEHRRRTIDMRAVNPLLGTVLEYRGWYRESPPSPSERPEPGQ, from the coding sequence ATGACGGACGGCATGCCCCTGAGACGCGGACAGGTGTTCCTCGACGCCCTGGGCGCGGAGGCGGAGCGCCTCCACCCGGAGATCCTCGCGCAGTACCGTGCGCCCGTCTCGGCGGGGCACGCGGAGGGCGAGTTCGCGATCGCGGGGAGCCGGTTCGGCCGCTGGGCGGCCCTCGCCCGTCCGATCGTGGGACCGGGGCTGCTGGTGCCGACATCGGGACGAGACGTCCGGTTCGTCCTCCGCACGACGACCGGACGCGCGGAGACCGGCCGCGCGACGCTGGACTCCACCCGCGAGTTCCTCTTTTCCGGGCGGACCGCACGGATCGTGGACCGGCTGACGGTGAGCGTGCGGCCGGGACTGGTCCGGAATCTCCTCGGCGCCCGCGGCCGCGTGGAGCTCATCGAGGAGTGCAGTGTGACGGCGGAGGGCTTCCTGCGGATGCGCACCGTCCGGGTCGCGCTGCGGCTGTTCGGTCGGCGGTTCGCTCTGCCCGGTCCGCTCGGGGTGCACGTGGACCTCGTCGACGGCTGGGACGCCGAGCACCGCCGTCGCACGATCGACATGCGCGCCGTGAACCCCCTGCTCGGCACCGTTCTGGAGTACCGCGGATGGTATCGCGAGTCGCCGCCGTCGCCCTCCGAGCGGCCGGAACCGGGTCAGTAG
- a CDS encoding gluconokinase has translation MSMRIVVMGPSGSGKSTVGAALAEDLGARFVDGDDLHPLTNVEKMAAGIALDDEDRTPWLRVVGRTLAAEAHIVVACSALRRRYRDAIRAEAPDAVFVELGVARETLARRVGGRSDHFMPASLLDSQLDAWEPLTDDESGLRVDAALPLRREVAAIRKALTAVTGAPGGAQSLR, from the coding sequence ATGAGCATGCGCATCGTCGTGATGGGGCCCAGCGGCTCCGGGAAGTCGACGGTGGGCGCGGCGCTGGCCGAGGATCTCGGGGCGCGCTTCGTGGACGGGGACGACCTGCATCCGCTCACCAACGTCGAGAAGATGGCGGCGGGTATCGCCCTCGACGACGAGGACCGGACGCCGTGGTTGCGGGTGGTCGGACGGACGCTCGCCGCGGAGGCGCACATCGTGGTCGCGTGCTCCGCGCTGCGGCGGCGCTACCGGGATGCCATCAGGGCGGAAGCGCCGGACGCCGTTTTCGTCGAGCTCGGCGTGGCACGGGAGACGCTCGCACGGCGGGTCGGCGGTCGCTCCGACCACTTCATGCCGGCCTCGCTGCTCGATTCTCAGCTCGACGCGTGGGAACCGCTGACGGACGACGAGTCGGGGCTCCGGGTCGATGCCGCGCTTCCGCTGAGGCGCGAGGTGGCGGCGATCCGGAAGGCGCTCACCGCGGTGACGGGAGCGCCAGGGGGCGCTCAGTCCTTGCGGTAG
- the pth gene encoding aminoacyl-tRNA hydrolase: MAATWLVVGLGNPGPRYEATRHNIGQMVVDELAARRGESFREHKGGARVVETWLRPGADKLVLAKPNTFMNVSGTPVAALARFYSVPLDHVVVVHDELDIPFDTVKLKTGGGHGGHNGVRDIARALTSPDFPRVRVGIGRPVGRQDPADWVLSPFGKDERANLPLLVGDAADAVELLVDEGLLAAQQKHHAPR, from the coding sequence ATGGCAGCGACCTGGCTCGTGGTCGGTCTCGGCAACCCCGGACCCCGCTATGAGGCGACCCGCCACAACATCGGCCAGATGGTCGTCGACGAGCTCGCGGCCCGGCGCGGCGAGAGCTTTCGGGAGCACAAGGGCGGCGCGCGCGTCGTGGAGACCTGGCTCCGCCCCGGCGCCGACAAGCTCGTGCTCGCGAAGCCGAACACGTTCATGAACGTCTCGGGTACGCCCGTCGCGGCGCTCGCCCGCTTCTACTCCGTCCCCCTCGATCACGTGGTCGTCGTGCATGATGAGCTCGACATCCCGTTCGACACGGTCAAGCTCAAGACCGGGGGAGGCCACGGCGGGCACAACGGCGTCCGCGACATCGCGCGAGCGCTCACGAGCCCGGACTTCCCCCGGGTGCGCGTGGGCATCGGCCGGCCGGTGGGGCGTCAGGACCCCGCCGACTGGGTGCTCTCCCCGTTCGGCAAGGACGAGCGCGCGAACCTGCCCCTCCTCGTGGGCGACGCGGCCGACGCCGTCGAGCTCCTCGTCGACGAGGGGCTGCTCGCCGCGCAGCAGAAGCACCACGCCCCTCGCTGA